A window of Synechococcus sp. HK05 contains these coding sequences:
- a CDS encoding rhodanese-related sulfurtransferase, which produces MSVQVAAFYGFTAMAELLVLQAELRALAEAGGVRGTILLAAEGVNGTISGPEAGVQAVLARLRQLPGLSGLEAKFSEASQQAFHRLKVRLKREIVTMGCPTVKPAEQVGTYVPPQQWDALIRDPEVLVVDTRNAYEVAVGTFEGAIDPGTESFREFPAWVERELRPLVEQRQPKAIAMFCTGGIRCEKSTAYLLQQGFENVHHLQGGILRYLEEMPEEGSSWQGECFVFDQRVSVNHQLEPGSYSLCHACGLPLSPADRELPSYREGVSCLHCLDRFSDADRERFAERQRQMRLARERGVQHIGGGAGAACSL; this is translated from the coding sequence GTGAGCGTGCAGGTGGCGGCCTTCTATGGCTTCACAGCCATGGCGGAGCTGCTGGTGTTGCAGGCGGAGCTGCGCGCTTTGGCCGAGGCCGGAGGCGTGCGCGGCACGATTCTGCTGGCGGCAGAAGGCGTGAACGGCACCATCAGCGGCCCGGAAGCTGGCGTGCAGGCGGTGTTGGCTCGGTTGCGGCAGCTGCCCGGACTAAGCGGCCTGGAGGCCAAATTCAGCGAAGCGTCACAGCAGGCGTTTCACCGGCTCAAGGTGCGGCTCAAGCGCGAGATCGTGACCATGGGCTGCCCCACGGTGAAACCCGCCGAGCAGGTGGGCACCTACGTGCCGCCGCAGCAGTGGGATGCCTTGATCCGCGATCCCGAGGTGCTGGTGGTGGATACCCGCAACGCCTATGAGGTGGCGGTGGGCACCTTTGAGGGGGCGATCGATCCGGGCACCGAGAGCTTCCGCGAGTTTCCGGCCTGGGTGGAGCGTGAGCTGCGGCCCCTGGTGGAGCAGCGCCAACCCAAGGCGATCGCCATGTTCTGCACCGGCGGCATCCGCTGCGAGAAGAGCACGGCCTATCTGCTGCAGCAGGGTTTTGAGAACGTGCATCACCTGCAAGGCGGCATCCTGCGCTATCTCGAGGAGATGCCCGAGGAAGGCAGCAGCTGGCAGGGCGAATGCTTTGTGTTTGATCAGCGCGTGAGCGTGAACCATCAGCTCGAGCCCGGCAGCTACAGCCTCTGCCATGCCTGCGGCCTGCCGCTCTCGCCCGCCGATCGTGAGCTTCCTTCCTACCGGGAGGGCGTGAGTTGCCTGCATTGCCTGGATCGCTTCAGCGACGCCGATCGCGAGCGCTTCGCTGAGCGTCAGCGCCAGATGCGGCTGGCGCGGGAACGCGGTGTGCAACACATCGGTGGTGGTGCTGG
- the bioB gene encoding biotin synthase BioB, which yields MTLPALELHHDWSTAEIQNLLELPLMDLLWRAQAVHRQANPGYRVQLASLLSVKTGGCEEDCAYCPQSMHNSSDVTGRPELEVEPVLARARAAKEAGAHRFCMGWAWRDIRDGAPFEAMLAMVRGVRELGMEACVTAGMLNDSQAERLAEAGLTSYNHNLDTSPEHYDRIITTRTFQERLETLQRVRRAGISMCCGGIIGMGETLTDRASLLQVLAAMNPHPESVPINALVAVEGTPLEEQPEVDPLELVRMVAVARILMPYSRVRLSAGRETMSQEAQVLCLLAGADSIFYGDTLLTTGNPDVAADQELLAAAGVTPWQEAVPA from the coding sequence TTGACCCTCCCTGCCCTCGAGCTGCACCACGACTGGAGCACAGCCGAGATTCAGAACCTGCTGGAGCTGCCGCTGATGGATCTGCTCTGGCGCGCCCAGGCGGTGCACCGGCAGGCCAACCCGGGCTACCGGGTGCAGCTGGCGTCGCTGCTCAGCGTGAAAACCGGTGGCTGCGAGGAGGACTGCGCCTATTGCCCCCAGTCGATGCACAACAGCAGCGACGTGACGGGCCGCCCCGAACTGGAGGTGGAGCCGGTGCTGGCTCGGGCCCGCGCTGCCAAGGAGGCCGGCGCCCATCGCTTCTGCATGGGCTGGGCCTGGCGCGACATCCGCGATGGAGCCCCGTTTGAAGCGATGCTGGCGATGGTGCGCGGCGTGCGCGAGCTGGGCATGGAGGCCTGCGTGACCGCCGGCATGCTCAACGACAGCCAGGCCGAGCGGCTGGCGGAGGCTGGGCTCACCTCCTACAACCACAACCTCGACACCAGCCCCGAGCACTACGACCGGATCATCACCACCCGCACCTTCCAGGAGCGGCTGGAAACCCTGCAGCGGGTGCGCCGGGCGGGCATCTCGATGTGCTGCGGCGGGATCATCGGCATGGGTGAAACCCTCACTGATCGGGCCTCGCTGCTGCAGGTGCTCGCCGCGATGAACCCCCATCCCGAGAGCGTGCCGATCAATGCCCTGGTGGCAGTGGAAGGCACGCCTCTCGAGGAGCAGCCGGAGGTGGATCCGCTGGAGCTGGTGCGGATGGTGGCGGTGGCGCGGATCCTCATGCCCTACAGCCGTGTGCGCCTCAGCGCCGGCCGCGAAACGATGAGCCAGGAAGCTCAGGTGCTTTGCCTGCTGGCCGGGGCGGATTCGATCTTCTACGGCGACACCCTGCTCACCACCGGCAATCCGGATGTGGCCGCTGATCAGGAGCTGCTCGCGGCCGCCGGTGTGACCCCCTGGCAGGAGGCGGTGCCGGCGTGA
- a CDS encoding isoprenyl transferase, with protein MSRSLATATAVQGNRPSRAVLPAGLDPARLPAHVAVIMDGNGRWAHQRKLPRVMGHREGVEALKRTLRLCSDWGIGALTAYAFSTENWSRPGEEVSFLMTLFERVLARELQALEEEQVRIRFLGDLEQLPDGLQQLIADATRRTAANTGIHFNVCTNYGGRLELVRAARLLAEQVARGELDPAAIDEQQFADQLFTAGELDPDLLIRTSGEQRISNFLLWQLAYAELHITDVLWPDFNEAALTAALLDYQSRQRRFGGVEPHASR; from the coding sequence ATGAGTCGCTCCCTGGCGACCGCTACTGCTGTCCAGGGGAACCGGCCTTCCCGTGCTGTGCTGCCCGCCGGCCTGGACCCCGCCCGATTGCCGGCCCATGTGGCGGTGATCATGGATGGCAATGGCCGCTGGGCCCACCAGCGCAAGCTGCCTCGGGTGATGGGGCACCGTGAGGGTGTGGAAGCGCTGAAGCGCACCCTGCGCCTCTGCAGTGATTGGGGCATCGGGGCGCTCACCGCCTATGCCTTCTCCACGGAGAACTGGAGCCGCCCGGGCGAAGAGGTGAGCTTCTTGATGACGCTGTTTGAGCGGGTGCTCGCGCGCGAACTGCAAGCGCTTGAAGAGGAGCAGGTGCGCATCCGCTTCCTCGGCGATCTGGAGCAACTGCCCGATGGGCTGCAGCAGTTGATCGCCGATGCCACCCGCCGCACCGCCGCCAATACGGGCATCCACTTCAACGTGTGCACCAATTACGGCGGCCGCCTTGAGTTGGTGCGTGCGGCGCGGTTGCTGGCGGAGCAGGTGGCGCGCGGCGAGCTGGATCCGGCCGCGATTGACGAACAGCAGTTCGCCGATCAGTTGTTCACGGCCGGTGAGCTCGATCCCGATCTGCTGATCCGCACCAGCGGCGAACAGCGCATCAGCAACTTCCTGCTCTGGCAGCTGGCCTATGCCGAGCTGCACATCACCGATGTGCTCTGGCCCGATTTCAACGAAGCGGCTCTCACCGCCGCCCTGCTCGATTACCAGAGCCGGCAGCGCCGCTTTGGCGGTGTTGAACCCCACGCGTCCCGATGA
- the cdaA gene encoding diadenylate cyclase CdaA: MFGALAGIQLGAVLDLLLATALGMVLLARVNEPRTLWLLRGYLTLVALAWVVQRYANLPLTSKLVDALVMACSLALAILWQGELRRLMELLGTGRLDVLFGSQRGDKLASGSSAVLSEAAGRLSQLRRGGLIVVDLGSDLRPEDFLNPGIALDAQLSADLLLNLFAVDTPLHDGAVLVKGNRILSAGVILPLSRQGLNRYGTRHLAALGITERFDRCLCIVVSEETGTLSMARQGRLERPLTSSRLQELLGESLAQSSKPAAKGGGRSVAMDKAESNP, from the coding sequence GTGTTCGGGGCGTTGGCCGGAATCCAGCTGGGAGCGGTGCTGGATCTCCTGCTCGCCACCGCCCTCGGGATGGTTTTGCTGGCGCGGGTGAATGAGCCGCGCACCCTCTGGTTGCTGCGGGGCTACCTCACCCTTGTGGCTCTGGCCTGGGTGGTGCAGCGCTACGCCAACTTGCCGCTCACCAGCAAGCTGGTGGATGCGCTGGTGATGGCCTGCAGCCTGGCCCTGGCAATCCTGTGGCAAGGGGAGCTGCGCCGCTTGATGGAGCTTCTCGGTACGGGCCGCTTGGATGTGCTCTTTGGCAGTCAGCGGGGCGACAAGCTGGCCTCGGGCTCGTCGGCCGTGCTTAGTGAGGCGGCGGGCCGGCTGTCGCAATTGCGGCGTGGGGGGCTGATTGTGGTGGATCTCGGCAGCGATCTGCGCCCTGAGGACTTCCTCAACCCCGGCATTGCCCTCGATGCCCAGCTGTCGGCCGATCTGCTGCTCAACCTGTTTGCCGTTGACACCCCGCTGCACGACGGCGCCGTGCTGGTGAAGGGCAACCGGATCCTTTCAGCGGGGGTGATCCTGCCGCTGTCCCGTCAGGGTCTGAATCGTTACGGCACACGCCATCTGGCAGCGCTCGGGATCACCGAGCGCTTTGATCGCTGCCTTTGCATCGTGGTGTCGGAAGAAACGGGCACCCTCTCGATGGCCCGTCAGGGCCGTCTTGAGCGCCCGCTCACCAGTAGCCGTTTGCAGGAGTTGCTCGGCGAATCGCTGGCCCAGAGCAGTAAGCCAGCCGCTAAGGGGGGCGGGCGTAGCGTGGCCATGGATAAGGCTGAGTCCAACCCATGA
- the lysA gene encoding diaminopimelate decarboxylase, which produces MTSTREAAPAAHSAADLRPYEAGRDAASPNRNLTPVTTGIDPEGRLVVGGCVLSDLARRYGTPLYVLDEATLRGTAQAYRKALASHYPGSALALYASKANSSLAITAVVASEGLGLDAVSAGELLTAVQGGMPPERIVFHGNNKSLEELRLAVELGVTVVADNWLDLEQLASLQPTHPVRLMLRFTPGIECHTHEYIRTGHLDSKFGFDPDQLQAVLQHLSQCSWAQVSGLHAHIGSQIFELQPHRDLAAVMADALKLAREMGHPVSDLNVGGGLGIRYVESDDPPSIDAWVRTVAEAVAVACQERGLELPRLLCEPGRSLVATSGVTLYSVGSRKDIPGIRTYLSVDGGMSDNPRPITYQSQYTAVLADRPEAEASDSVTLAGKHCESGDVLLKDLALPPATTGDVLAVFATGAYNASMASNYNRIPRPAAVMVHDGMAEVVQRREQPEDLLRYDVLPERLRPVA; this is translated from the coding sequence ATGACCAGTACCCGTGAAGCTGCTCCCGCAGCGCACTCCGCCGCCGATCTGCGGCCCTACGAAGCCGGGCGCGATGCCGCCAGCCCCAACCGCAACCTCACGCCTGTCACCACAGGGATCGACCCGGAGGGTCGGCTGGTGGTGGGAGGTTGCGTCCTCAGCGACCTGGCACGCCGCTACGGCACACCGTTGTATGTGCTCGATGAGGCCACCCTGCGCGGCACCGCTCAGGCCTATCGCAAGGCCCTCGCGTCGCACTACCCAGGCTCCGCCTTGGCGCTCTACGCCTCTAAGGCCAACAGCAGCCTGGCGATCACGGCCGTGGTGGCTTCGGAGGGGTTGGGCCTCGACGCCGTGTCAGCCGGCGAGCTGCTCACCGCGGTGCAGGGGGGCATGCCCCCGGAGCGGATCGTGTTCCACGGCAATAACAAGAGCCTCGAGGAGCTGCGTCTGGCGGTGGAGCTGGGGGTCACGGTGGTGGCCGACAACTGGCTCGATCTCGAGCAGCTGGCCAGCCTGCAGCCGACCCATCCCGTGCGGCTGATGCTGCGCTTCACCCCCGGGATTGAGTGCCACACGCACGAATACATCCGCACCGGACACCTCGATAGCAAGTTTGGCTTTGACCCCGACCAGCTGCAGGCGGTGCTGCAGCACCTCAGCCAGTGCAGCTGGGCCCAGGTGAGCGGCTTGCACGCCCACATCGGCTCGCAAATTTTTGAGCTTCAGCCCCATCGGGATCTCGCTGCGGTGATGGCGGATGCCTTGAAGCTGGCCCGTGAGATGGGCCATCCCGTGAGCGATCTCAACGTGGGCGGCGGCCTGGGGATTCGTTATGTGGAGAGCGACGATCCGCCGTCGATCGATGCCTGGGTGCGCACGGTGGCCGAAGCCGTGGCCGTGGCCTGCCAGGAGCGGGGCCTGGAGCTTCCCCGCTTGTTGTGTGAGCCCGGCCGCTCCCTCGTGGCCACCTCGGGCGTCACCCTTTACAGCGTGGGCAGCCGCAAAGACATCCCCGGCATCCGCACCTACCTCTCGGTGGATGGCGGTATGAGCGATAACCCGCGCCCCATCACCTACCAATCCCAATACACCGCCGTGCTGGCCGATCGGCCCGAGGCTGAGGCCTCCGACAGCGTGACCCTGGCGGGCAAGCACTGCGAATCCGGCGACGTGCTCTTGAAGGATCTGGCGCTGCCCCCGGCCACCACGGGCGATGTTCTCGCGGTGTTTGCCACCGGTGCTTACAACGCTTCGATGGCGTCGAACTACAACCGCATTCCCCGCCCGGCGGCGGTGATGGTGCACGACGGCATGGCCGAGGTGGTGCAACGCCGGGAGCAGCCGGAAGACCTGCTGCGCTACGACGTTCTGCCCGAGCGGCTGCGGCCGGTAGCCTGA
- the rimI gene encoding ribosomal protein S18-alanine N-acetyltransferase: MSFETEPPAASSASVQRLGPEHHGACLALDQAALDGLWSAAQWQEELNQSERLVIGLFNGQRLIAVASGWLVLDELQIGAVAVMPDQRRRGYGEQVLTALLRAAHQRGAVNATLEVSGSNAAAQALYRRSGFTTAGIRRGYYRNGDDALIQWRGLQDMGEVRIAAHS; encoded by the coding sequence GTGTCATTCGAGACAGAGCCCCCAGCCGCCAGCTCGGCCAGCGTTCAGCGCCTGGGGCCCGAGCATCACGGCGCTTGCCTGGCCCTCGACCAGGCCGCCCTCGATGGGCTGTGGAGTGCAGCGCAATGGCAAGAGGAGCTGAACCAGAGCGAACGGCTGGTGATCGGCTTGTTCAACGGCCAACGCCTGATCGCTGTGGCCAGCGGCTGGCTGGTGCTCGATGAATTACAGATCGGCGCCGTGGCGGTGATGCCCGATCAACGCCGCCGGGGCTATGGCGAGCAGGTGCTCACGGCACTGCTGCGCGCAGCCCACCAGCGCGGCGCCGTCAACGCCACGCTTGAAGTGAGCGGCTCGAACGCAGCTGCCCAGGCCCTTTACCGGCGCAGCGGCTTCACCACCGCGGGCATCCGTCGCGGTTACTACCGCAATGGCGACGACGCTCTGATCCAATGGCGCGGTTTACAGGACATGGGAGAGGTTCGGATTGCCGCCCATTCCTGA
- a CDS encoding ATP-dependent Clp protease ATP-binding subunit translates to MFERFTEKAIKVIMLAQEEARRLGHNFVGTEQILLGLIGEGTGVAAKVLKSMGVNLKDARVEVEKIIGRGSGFVAVEIPFTPRAKRVLELSLEEARQLGHNYIGTEHLLLGLIREGEGVAARVLENLGVDLAKVRTQVIRMLGETAEVASGGGGGKGSTKTPTLDEFGSNLTQQAADGKLDPVVGRQHEIERVIQILGRRTKNNPVLIGEPGVGKTAIAEGLAQRINSGDVPDILEDKRVLTLDIGLLVAGTKYRGEFEERLKKIMEEIRGAGNVILVIDEVHTLIGAGAAEGAIDAANILKPALARGELQCIGATTLDEYRKHIERDAALERRFQPVQVGEPSVDDTIEILRGLKERYEAHHRLKIADEALVAAATLGDRYISDRFLPDKAIDLIDEAGSRVRLMNSKLPPAAKEIDKQLRAIQKEKEDAVREQDFTKAGELRDKEVELRDQIRSILQTRKEEPEAKAAEAGAEAPAEATAATATAVADPSVDDRTPMVTEEDIAQIVASWTGVPVQKLTESESAKLLNMEETLHQRLIGQDEAVKAVSRAIRRARVGLKNPNRPIASFIFSGPTGVGKTELTKSLAAYFFGSEEAMIRLDMSEFMERHTVSKLIGSPPGYVGFNEGGQLTEAVRRRPYTVVLFDEIEKAHPDVFNLLLQLLEDGRLTDSKGRTVDFKNTLIIMTSNIGSKVIEKGGGGLGFEFSGADAEETNYNRIRSLVNEELKQYFRPEFLNRLDEIIVFRQLSRDEVKEIAEIMLKEVFSRMSEKGIHLSVTEAFKERLVEEGYNPSYGARPLRRAVMRLLEDSLAEEFLSGRIGEGDSAAVDVDDKKQVVIHKQGEMSRPALAGVAG, encoded by the coding sequence ATGTTCGAGCGGTTTACCGAGAAGGCCATCAAGGTGATCATGCTGGCCCAAGAGGAGGCCCGCCGCCTGGGGCACAACTTTGTGGGCACCGAGCAGATCCTGCTGGGCCTGATCGGTGAGGGCACCGGTGTGGCCGCCAAGGTGCTCAAGTCGATGGGCGTCAACCTCAAGGACGCTCGCGTTGAGGTAGAGAAGATTATCGGCCGCGGTTCCGGCTTCGTGGCCGTGGAGATCCCGTTCACGCCAAGAGCCAAACGGGTGTTGGAGCTCTCGCTGGAGGAAGCGCGGCAGCTCGGGCACAACTACATCGGTACCGAGCACCTGCTGCTGGGCCTGATCCGTGAAGGCGAAGGCGTCGCCGCGCGCGTGCTCGAGAACCTCGGTGTCGACCTGGCCAAGGTGCGCACCCAGGTGATCCGCATGCTCGGCGAAACCGCCGAGGTGGCCAGCGGTGGTGGCGGTGGCAAAGGCTCCACCAAAACCCCCACCCTCGATGAATTCGGCAGCAACCTCACGCAGCAGGCTGCCGACGGCAAGCTCGACCCCGTGGTGGGCCGCCAGCACGAAATCGAGCGCGTGATCCAGATCCTGGGGCGCCGCACCAAGAACAACCCAGTGCTGATTGGCGAGCCCGGCGTGGGCAAGACCGCCATCGCCGAGGGCCTGGCTCAGCGCATCAACTCCGGCGATGTGCCCGACATCCTCGAAGACAAGCGCGTTCTCACCCTCGACATCGGCCTGCTGGTGGCCGGCACCAAATACCGCGGTGAGTTTGAGGAGCGCCTGAAGAAGATCATGGAGGAGATCCGGGGTGCCGGAAACGTGATCCTCGTGATCGACGAAGTGCACACCCTGATCGGCGCCGGCGCCGCTGAGGGCGCCATCGATGCCGCCAACATCCTCAAGCCGGCGCTGGCTCGCGGCGAGCTGCAGTGCATCGGCGCCACCACGCTCGATGAATACCGCAAGCACATCGAACGGGATGCCGCCTTGGAGCGCCGCTTCCAGCCCGTACAGGTGGGTGAGCCGTCGGTCGACGACACCATCGAGATCCTGCGCGGCCTGAAGGAGCGCTACGAGGCGCACCACCGCCTCAAGATCGCCGACGAAGCCCTGGTGGCCGCCGCCACCCTGGGGGATCGCTACATCTCCGATCGCTTCCTGCCCGACAAGGCCATCGACCTGATCGATGAAGCCGGCAGCCGCGTGCGCTTGATGAATTCCAAGCTGCCGCCGGCAGCCAAAGAGATCGACAAGCAACTGCGCGCCATCCAGAAGGAGAAGGAAGACGCCGTTCGCGAGCAGGACTTCACCAAAGCAGGTGAACTGCGCGACAAAGAAGTGGAACTGCGCGATCAGATCCGCTCGATCCTGCAGACCCGCAAGGAAGAGCCCGAGGCCAAGGCTGCTGAAGCCGGAGCGGAGGCTCCAGCCGAAGCCACCGCCGCAACGGCGACGGCTGTGGCTGATCCCTCAGTCGACGACCGCACTCCGATGGTGACGGAGGAAGACATCGCCCAGATCGTGGCCTCCTGGACGGGCGTTCCCGTGCAGAAACTCACCGAGAGCGAGTCGGCCAAGCTGCTGAATATGGAGGAAACCCTCCACCAGCGCCTGATCGGTCAGGACGAAGCCGTGAAGGCTGTGTCGCGCGCGATCCGCCGCGCCCGCGTGGGCTTGAAGAACCCCAACCGCCCAATCGCCAGCTTCATCTTCTCCGGCCCCACCGGCGTTGGCAAAACCGAGCTCACCAAATCGCTGGCGGCCTACTTCTTCGGCAGCGAAGAGGCGATGATCCGCCTCGACATGTCGGAGTTCATGGAGCGCCACACCGTCAGCAAGCTGATCGGTTCGCCTCCGGGTTATGTGGGCTTCAACGAAGGCGGACAGCTCACTGAGGCGGTGCGCCGCCGCCCCTACACCGTGGTGCTGTTCGACGAGATCGAGAAAGCCCACCCCGACGTGTTCAACCTGCTGCTGCAACTGCTGGAAGACGGTCGTCTGACCGATTCCAAGGGGCGCACGGTGGACTTCAAGAACACCCTGATCATCATGACCTCGAACATCGGTTCGAAGGTGATCGAGAAGGGTGGCGGCGGCCTGGGCTTCGAGTTCTCCGGCGCCGATGCGGAAGAGACCAATTACAACCGCATCCGTTCGCTGGTGAACGAAGAGCTGAAGCAGTACTTCCGCCCTGAGTTCCTGAACCGTCTCGATGAAATCATCGTCTTCCGTCAGCTCAGCCGCGATGAGGTGAAGGAGATCGCCGAGATCATGCTCAAGGAGGTGTTCAGCCGCATGAGCGAGAAAGGCATCCATCTCTCCGTCACCGAAGCGTTCAAAGAACGCCTGGTAGAAGAGGGCTACAACCCCAGCTACGGCGCTCGCCCGCTGCGCCGTGCTGTGATGCGCCTGCTCGAAGACTCCCTCGCCGAGGAATTCCTCTCCGGTCGCATCGGCGAAGGCGACAGCGCTGCCGTGGACGTGGATGACAAGAAGCAGGTAGTGATCCACAAGCAGGGCGAAATGTCCAGACCAGCCCTTGCGGGTGTCGCTGGGTGA